A stretch of the Theileria equi strain WA chromosome 1, complete sequence genome encodes the following:
- a CDS encoding signal peptide-containing protein (encoded by transcript BEWA_027600A), translating into MKVFALLYTICLIKIINCGNNDSEIQVDNHNNLHAEQARKNLRKVSFNDNVEIIVYGEDDIEAPPDVSTRTLDLLDPDYDIVTIEDSKNDGIEEREFTVKDDVLVDNVIIEGESLWTADDKGICTNITLLTYENTHMIALTTKSDAKFFLKWLHKVDGKWQDITLGDFLKIATALKEKAKNEQFQRK; encoded by the coding sequence atgaaggtCTTTGCCCTGCTTTATACAATTTGCCTAATTAAAATAATTAATTGCGGGAATAATGACTCGGAGATACAAGTAGACAATCACAACAATCTACATGCAGAACAGGCCCGCAAAAATCTCCGCAAGGTATCCTTTAACGATAATGTGGAAATCATCGTCTATGGTGAGGACGACATAGAGGCTCCTCCGGATGTTTCCACGAGAACCCTCGACCTTCTGGATCCAGATTATGATATTGTAACCATTGAGGACTCAAAAAATGACGGAATTGAGGAACGAGAGTTCACGGTAAAGGACGACGTCCTGGTAGACAATGTCATAATCGAAGGAGAGTCGCTGTGGACGGCTGATGATAAGGGAATCTGTACTAACATTACGCTATTAACCTACGAAAATACGCATATGATTGCTTTAACCACCAAGAGTGATGCGAAATTCTTCCTAAAGTGGCTTCATAAAGTAGACGGGAAATGGCAGGACATAACTCTGGGGGACTTTTTAAAGATAGCAACGGCTTTGAAAGAAAAGGCCAAGAATGAGCAGTTTCAACGTAAATAA
- a CDS encoding hypothetical protein (encoded by transcript BEWA_027610A), with the protein MNSMSDGKKQAAAFLAGFTSSQLFILMVSSGSYAVDRFMLPRSCIGLYINRTIIAFRLSTFIGSLLLNIPVLSIEEFKKRLDIVSTVSIWLYCLSFLALLLIYYNGGKKGHIMYYYCAIIFASIVYGSNNVCLPAVIGKDMPFYVGSIQLSAVMVSAYQFLFTKIAKAWMVTNIPYKLIVGQLSLVVFVSGISAILWSVAYTGEALEAKGGSFSGIGKAISPIMLTTLGFGMQNLFYPAIAPYKFIGMGPGSKISMAVLFTSTIPGLTIFAVSQYSKGCGPNSKWDETHWHEAWMFYVLELFLGLLFFLSLHYPGVSEFFGMKSGCMIAVFTILYDWCVQTTRAAGMGGAAMQEGSSNPAMATVNAFGFSLAMLSFAFMGNGYLVTYKQAEQDRDNWPTKHFTTKKAFWYWYSSSAKGAYRTCMTSYTRDIRGTILGKKEHLFIVYEDTPPEDDDPFFDLPFIKKKEEVECTPYPFVPPY; encoded by the coding sequence ATGAACAGTATGTCTGACGGGAAGAAACAGGCGGCTGCCTTCTTGGCAGGCTTTACTTCTTCTCAGCTATTCATTCTCATGGTTTCTTCTGGGAGTTATGCGGTGGACAGGTTTATGCTTCCTAGGAGTTGCATAGGATTATATATTAACAGGACCATTATTGCATTCAGGCTGTCTACATTCATTGGATCACTTCTTCTTAATATACCAGTACTTAGCATTGAGGAATTTAAAAAGCGTCTTGACATTGTTTCTACGGTATCCATTTGGTTATATTGTCTATCCTTCCTAGCTCTGCTACTGATATATTACAATGGAGGGAAAAAGGGACACATTATGTACTACTACTGTGCGATCATTTTCGCATCGATTGTATACGGTTCAAATAACGTCTGTCTTCCGGCAGTAATAGGGAAGGATATGCCCTTTTACGTAGGTTCTATCCAGTTATCTGCTGTCATGGTTTCCGCTTACCAGTTTTTGTTCACAAAGATTGCAAAGGCATGGATGGTCACAAATATTCCATACAAATTAATTGTCGGACAATTATCACTTGTAGTGTTTGTATCTGGGATATCTGCAATATTGTGGTCAGTTGCATATACAGGGGAAGCACTTGAGGCAAAGGGCGGTAGTTTCTCTGGAATAGGTAAGGCGATATCTCCAATTATGTTGACTACTTTGGGATTTGGAATGCAAAATCTATTTTACCCTGCCATAGCTCCTTATAAATTTATTGGAATGGGTCCTGGTTCTAAGATTTCAATGGCTGTCTTATTCACAAGTACAATACCGGGCCTTACTATCTTCGCTGTGTCTCAGTATAGTAAAGGATGTGGTCCAAACAGTAAATGGGATGAAACACATTGGCATGAAGCCTGGATGTTTTATGTCTTGGAACTATTTCTTGGACTGTTGTTCTTTCTGTCTTTGCATTATCCAGGGGTCTCAGAATTTTTTGGTATGAAAAGTGGCTGCATGATTGCTGTTTTTACAATATTATATGATTGGTGCGTTCAGACGACTAGGGCCGCTGGGATGGGTGGAGCTGCTATGCAAGAAGGAAGTAGCAATCCAGCTATGGCTACTGTTAATGCCTTTGGATTTTCTTTGGCCATGCTAAGTTTTGCATTCATGGGCAATGGATACCTTGTTACATATAAACAGGCTGAACAAGATAGGGACAACTGGCCTACCAAACACTTTACCACAAAAAAGGCATTCTGGTACTGGTACTCGAGTTCAGCCAAAGGCGCCTATAGAACATGCATGACATCTTATACAAGGGATATCAGGGGTACTATTCTCGGAAAGAAGGAGCATCTCtttattgtctatgaagatactccacCTGAGGACGACGATCCCTTTTTTGATCTACCATTCATtaagaagaaagaagaggtCGAATGCACACCATATCCTTTTGTGCCTCCTTACtaa
- a CDS encoding hypothetical protein (encoded by transcript BEWA_027620A) has translation MSENVVVDIYLYPVNSGTTDGYDEIYYSTDGDVKIVIETDPQLPGYKRVVHTPKRGGATIGGILEAGVATRDFDNSIKTCHAISVYYWTGDLSYTTHLIVQLDGGYGRRYYAPNRNGMNWIDKTTEIERSLIRALDMENCNWNRAHVLDVLGNRFPPFNCYTCFDNVDIDTEVSDERNGQYRRVTYSLSDLSYIGRFMENGSNIIGIDITEEVSTVYIYWHPSMAKDPLLIHIPSEEYEDREIYDSGAWYQRVSSHGHRWEQVKDIRLESKESVFKLIQTISRMVSNAVTNGIMQPKVQANFPESKRRIGWNIKPGNVPRHLDLGIPAVQDQSKRQNLPAQKVHPKAPAHPEKRGGEYKEKLGREKSVKPSEGASSGTIVAVIGISIIGVGLLVFLKVIIVPITTRSIRRRLCLF, from the coding sequence ATGAGTGAGAATGTAGTTGTAGACATTTATCTCTACCCTGTAAACAGTGGAACAACAGATGGATACGATGAAATATATTATTCCACGGACGGTGATGTCAAAATTGTTATAGAAACTGATCCTCAGCTCCCTGGATACAAGAGGGTTGTCCACACTCCAAAGAGAGGTGGAGCTACAATCGGTGGTATTTTGGAGGCAGGAGTAGCTACAAGAGATTTTGACAACTCTATTAAAACTTGCCACGCTATATCTGTCTACTATTGGACGGGTGACTTGTCTTATACAACTCATCTTATTGTACAATTAGACGGAGGctatggaagaagatattaTGCCCCTAATAGGAACGGGATGAATTGGATAGACAAGACTACTGAAATAGAAAGGAGCCTTATACGTGCCCTAGATATGGAGAACTGCAACTGGAACAGAGCACACGTCTTAGATGTCTTGGGAAATAGATTTCCCCCTTTTAATTGCTACACTTGTTTTGACAACGTCGACATTGATACAGAAGTTTCGGATGAGAGAAATGGACAATACAGAAGAGTCACATACAGCTTATCCGATTTGAGTTACATTGGTAGATTTATGGAGAATGGCAGCAACATTATCGGAATAGACATTACAGAAGAAGTATCTACAGTCTACATCTACTGGCATCCTTCTATGGCGAAAGATCCACTTCTCATCCACATTCCGTCCGAAGAGTACGAGGATAGGGAGATTTACGATAGCGGCGCATGGTACCAAAGGGTATCCAGTCACGGTCACAGGTGGGAACAGGTCAAAGACATAAGACTAGAAAGCAAGGAGAGTGTTTTTAAACTTATCCAAACGATAAGTAGAATGGTATCAAATGCAGTAACAAATGGAATAATGCAACCAAAAGTCCAGGCTAATTTTCCCGAAAGCAAAAGGAGAATAGGATGGAATATCAAGCCAGGAAACGTCCCACGGCACCTTGACCTTGGGATTCCTGCAGTTCAAGACCAAAGTAAACGACAAAACCTTCCCGCACAAAAGGTTCATCCAAAAGCACCTGCACACCCCGAAAAGCGGGGAGGCGAATATAAGGAAAAGCTAGGGAGAGAAAAATCAGTAAAACCTAGCGAGGGAGCCTCTTCAGGCACGATTGTTGCAGTGATCGGGATTAGCATAATTGGAGTTGGCTTGTTGGTCTTTTTGAAGGTAATAATAGTTCCTATAACAACACGTTCAATAAGGAGGCGTTTATGCCTCTTTTAA
- a CDS encoding ATP synthase subunit C, putative (encoded by transcript BEWA_027630A): protein MSHMNRLFGRSLAATSSFRSFAQIPQVAQKSVEVSHRGAQNEGFRSSIMHQSCISGSLVSRLNEKGCLSSLSPYSNRFGVRYDGGIATLGAAVALMSVGGVAQGIGNLFAALVSGTARNPAIKEDLFTYTLIGMGFLEFLGIICVLMSAIMMYS from the exons ATGTCTCACATGAATCGCTTGTTTGGCCGTTCCTTGGCCGCAACCTCGAGCTTCAGGAGTTTCGCCCaaattccacaagttgCACAAAAGTCCGTCGAGGTTTCACATAGAGGAGCTCAGAATGAAGGATTCAGAAGCTCGATTATGCACCAATCATGCATTTCAGGATCCCTCGTTAGCAGACTCAACGAGAAG GGCTGCTTGTCAAGTTTGTCACCATATTCTAACCGTTTTGGAGTTCGTTATGATGGTGGTATTGCAACTTTGGGTGCCGCTGTTGCCCTCATGTCAGTTGGTGGTGTCGCCCAGGGTATTGGAAACCTCTTTGCTGCCCTCGTTTCTGGAACTGCAAGAAACCCAGCAATAAAGGAAGATCTCTTCACATACACACTCATTGGTATGGGTTTCCTCGAGTTTTTGGGTATCATTTGCGTTCTCATGTCCGCCATTATGATGTACTCTTGA
- a CDS encoding hypothetical protein (encoded by transcript BEWA_027640A), producing the protein MYNRNVDTVSGAYYSMDVLSEIFRNEDVAMTIQAYPEEVSRRVTDEIEALLDNFVRYSRRYEDVRVFNSGDTQTLFKFKLLMDYYAIMYIQASKNVHIYRAYRWNLIEEIATVYSGYYDFIPESVVSNLSDVECSHLRERCLEIRNAITVVNNGKYSLIGILKDIVTDDLSEPRSGSLKFYAQNTKLVVPSYMVDILKHSKLIKILIIDL; encoded by the exons atgtacaatagaAACG TGGACACGGTTTCCGGTGCTTACTATAGCATGGATGTCCTCTCGGAGATTTTCAGGAATGAAGACGTTGCCATGACAATTCAGGCATATCCAGAGGAAGTCTCTAGGCGTGTGACTGACGAGATTGAGGCGCTGTTGGACAACTTTGTGAGATACTCTAGGAGGTATGAAGACGTCAGAGTTTTTAATAGCGGAGATACTCAAACGTTGTTCAAGTTTAAGCTTCTCATGGACTACTATGCAATAATGTATATCCAG GCTAGCAAGAATGTTCACATATATAGAGCGTATAGATGGAACCTCATTGAGGAGATCGCAACCGTATATAGCGGATACTATGATTTTATTCCGGAATCTGTCGTTAGCAATTTGTCAGATGTAGAATGTTCACACTTGAGAGAGAGGTGCTTGGAGATCCGTAACGCCATAACTGTGGTTAATAATGGGAAATACTCTCTCATTGGCATCCTCAAGGATATTGTAACGGATGATTTATCGGAGCCAAGGAGCGGAAGCCTCAAATTCTACGCGCAAAACACGAAACTGGTGGTACCAAGCTACATGGTTGACATACTCAAGCACTCTAAACTCATAAAGATACTCATAATCGACCTCTAA
- a CDS encoding hypothetical protein (encoded by transcript BEWA_027650A) produces MTDFTLDVRDPLVTKHVSVSGGSDSLYIYSKLVPQRGFNVSKVVDGFTTLWVKTDTPLESLTIYRLGNLPVVLLLQLSNLALHFEYKDFSWHSISEEVYQNKLNLDLHRHNFGNFVFDLNKRDLKDVIILSLHDDPYLTTHFKPELGKTCTLLKDGSQVLWEAKNSKTPWSAGDFGHQVKNGDVKGSPRSVGDKCLEFSTHDLNGASKYLRLTALESGSLVQNFFEKVEDQWVPLGLHAYFERRAPKDPQVTTIDVSSKEHPRVFFLQGKPLGLAYNVYFSSLLGRVAKVVDGGHVLWEAKGDEKCIHVTLTHDGIHSHLLFMHPSGLTDLYFENKDGEWKAIDSLPDNLKVLHN; encoded by the coding sequence ATGACAGACTTCACGTTGGATGTCCGCGATCCTCTCGTCACTAAGCACGTCTCAGTTTCGGGTGGAAGTGATAGTCTCTACATTTACTCCAAACTCGTGCCGCAGAGGGGGTTTAACGTCTCCAAAGTGGTTGATGGATTCACCACCCTATGGGTAAAAACTGACACTCCACTGGAGTCTCTTACTATCTACAGACTAGGAAACCTGCCAGTGGTACTCCTACTGCAGTTATCCAACTTGGCGCTTCATTTCGAGTACAAGGACTTTAGCTGGCATTCCATCAGCGAGGAGGTCTACCAAAACAAACTGAACCTGGACCTCCACAGGCACAACTTTGGTAACTTTGTCTTTGATCTCAACAAGAGAGATTTGAAGGATGTCATCATTCTTTCGCTACATGATGACCCATACCTAACCACTCACTTTAAACCAGAACTTGGCAAAACATGCACACTCTTGAAGGACGGTTCCCAGGTACTATGGGAGGCAAAGAATTCAAAGACTCCGTGGTCTGCTGGCGATTTTGGTCACCAGGTAAAGAATGGCGATGTCAAGGGCAGCCCTCGCTCCGTTGGCGATAAATGTTTGGAATTCTCTACTCACGATTTAAACGGCgcatcaaaatatttgcgCCTAACTGCATTGGAATCCGGGTCCCTCGTGCAAAACTTTTTCGAAAAGGTCGAAGACCAGTGGGTACCACTCGGTCTGCATGCCTACTTTGAAAGGAGGGCACCAAAGGATCCCCAAGTCACCACAATCGATGTCTCTTCCAAGGAACACCCTCGAGTGTTCTTTCTTCAAGGAAAACCCCTAGGGCTTGCCTACAATGTTTACTTTTCCAGCCTTTTGGGAAGAGTCGCAAAAGTTGTTGACGGAGGCCACGTTCTCTGGGAAGCTAAAGGggatgaaaaatgtatacATGTAACTCTCACACATGACGGTATTCACTCCCACCTGTTATTCATGCACCCTTCTGGGTTGACTGatttgtattttgaaaataaagatggagaatggaaggcTATTGATAGCCTGCCTGACAACCTCAAGGTTCTCCACAACTAA
- a CDS encoding hypothetical protein (encoded by transcript BEWA_027660A) translates to MKIFWLLSFYTLTRCVASPGSLGNEVTIDLAGSNSSKVSVFDSLEDGLPFKTFTSKDEVSIVGIVDGKESVWKAARGKKCVAAVAYYRGNSIILAIDIKDAEMVFYEKDDGPSWTPITEETFGEKLDKMKRGESTTTAEVCQGNATSEAQAEGVQEEERKTKIPAILDISKTNNKHITAEDSSNERAICTSFQVEDGFEITKIVDGNKTLWVGDADNACQSLDLCLSKGKKFVDMTVKGNEHKYYSQSDEEWTEIAEEEYRQKFGGAQKDKTLNGGKFASYAGDSVTRNPDATFDKLKGSSCNISNPEKSKVYVISNSVKGTTQKSFYPNAGVTITSVADSGNFLWIAEDSDEKLGSVTMYSLDDTAVLTVTIKKGTKQLFKYFENTGNGWTGISGREHMSKLDQLFDPSNQDYRPVSETRVAQETVKKTAKPVVKSGRVSLLAIGQAILGTSEKQYLGFTTPIELNLANLSDKIELHEIKENGTTYTFYLPKNGCYFTKLVDGNKRISIGQDRKCILAYISQEQKQVLLLHNIGLYGEETFKFMVKDGEWKEPEKTLRKRLEGERETMVTDIIQKMFGDD, encoded by the coding sequence atgaagatatTTTGGCTTCTCTCATTCTACACACTCACCAGATGTGTAGCCTCTCCAGGGAGTCTTGGCAACGAGGTTACAATCGACTTGGCAGGTTCAAACTCCTCCAAAGTCTCCGTCTTTGATAGCCTTGAAGACGGTCTTCCATTCAAGACCTTTACCTCCAAGGACGAAGTTTCAATTGTTGGAATTGTTGACGGTAAAGAGAGTGTATGGAAGGCTGCTAGAGGTAAAAAGTGCGTAGCAGCTGTCGCCTACTATAGAGGAAACTCCATAATACTTGCTATCGATATAAAGGATGCCGAAATGGTCTTTTACGAGAAGGATGATGGGCCGTCTTGGACTCCTATTACAGAAGAAACCTTTGGAGAGAAACTCgacaagatgaaaaggGGTGAATCAACTACTACTGCTGAAGTTTGTCAAGGTAATGCTACTAGTGAAGCTCAAGCTGAAGGGGTTCAAGAGGAGGAAAGGAAGACTAAAATACCAGCGATCCtggacatttccaaaaCTAACAATAAGCACATTACGGCAGAGGATTCATCCAATGAAAGGGCAATTTGTACCTCTTTTCAAGTAGAGGACGGCTTTGAAATCACTAAAATTGTAGATGGAAACAAGACCCTATGGGTAGGTGATGCAGATAATGCATGCCAATCTCTGGATCTGTGCCTTTCCAAGGGTAAAAAATTTGTTGACATGACCGTTAAAGGCAACGAGCACAAGTACTATTCGCAAAGTGACGAAGAATGGACTGAAATTgcagaggaagaatataggCAGAAATTTGGGGGAGCACAAAAGGACAAGACTCTGAATGGAGGAAAATTTGCGAGTTATGCTGGAGACTCGGTCACTAGGAACCCAGACGCAACTTTTGATAAACTGAAGGGTTCCTCTTGTAACATCTCAAATCCCGAAAAATCCAAAGTGTATGTCATTAGCAATTCTGTCAAAGGAACAACACAGAAAAGCTTTTACCCTAATGCGGGTGTGACAATAACTTCTGTTGCGGATTCCGGCAATTTCCTTTGGATTGCTGAAGATTCAGATGAGAAACTCGGTTCTGTAACAATGTATTCACTAGATGATACGGCGGTCCTAACCGTAACTATAAAGAAGGGTACAAAGCAACTCTtcaaatactttgaaaataCGGGTAATGGATGGACTGGTATCTCAGGAAGGGAACATATGAGCAAGCTTGATCAGCTGTTTGATCCATCTAATCAGGACTATAGACCAGTTTCTGAAACTAGGGTTGCACAAGAAACTGTAAAAAAGACAGCAAAGCCTGTTGTAAAGTCTGGAAGGGTCAGTTTATTGGCGATTGGACAAGCAATACTTGGAACTTCAGAAAAACAATATCTTGGTTTCACGACCCCAATAGAGCTCAATCTTGCCAATCTGAGTGACAAAATCGAGCTCCATGAAATCAAGGAAAATGGTACCACCTATACATTCTACCTCCCAAAGAACGGGTGCTATTTTACAAAGTTGGTAGATGGCAATAAGAGAATTTCAATAGGACAGGACAGAAAGTGTATACTGGCCTACATTTCTCAAGAGCAGAAACAGGTCCTTCTACTCCACAACATTGGTCTATACGGCGAAGAAACGTTCAAGTTTATGGTCAAGGACggtgaatggaaggagCCAGAGAAGACcttgaggaagagactaGAAGGGGAACGTGAAACAATGGTCACTGATATCATTCAAAAGATGTTTGGAGATGACTGA
- a CDS encoding hypothetical protein (encoded by transcript BEWA_027670A): protein MILLSPKGPVVNKTGNGTFPHFVYHPNGYITKYPLVQLLFGRQVILVGYYVSMHTRNGALPSSFISMLNVKAWRLTDTLKKTTINGMN, encoded by the coding sequence ATGATTCTACTGAGTCCAAAGGGACCAGTTGTGAACAAAACGGGGAATGGGACCTTCCCGCACTTCGTGTACCATCCTAATGGGTATATTACCAAGTATCCATTGGTTCAGCTACTATTTGGAAGGCAGGTAATACTAGTAGGCTACTACGTGTCCATGCATACAAGAAACGGGGCTCTTCCTTCCTCGTTCATCTCTATGTTAAACGTGAAAGCATGGAGGCTCACAGATACTTTGAAAAAGACAACGATCAATGGAATGAACTGA
- a CDS encoding hypothetical protein (encoded by transcript BEWA_027680A) codes for MSSFRNRQGLRLISYTSKVDKPKGNVILVHGVRSHFISEFCASNFEWNFKHLGFSMFQTPDDIFSRETKQSTNNIVLYREIFEHAYLDGMDAFEVAPRYEYRHSLVEYLNGLGYSVYGFDLQSHGLSESISAPRCHVRSYKDYIYDLLQFISIVNRGKFDDPSETFDERSLYENTPTDKKIFLLGNSMGGNIVFQAVQEFYRNAKEGTRLVDGLIGTSAMLNLLFNLDTWWKQLMKKMDSVIIWLYPEDINRYEPPYDFGKLFELFIRYNDPFFYNNKLTYKATSLVFDACDDVNREDNIANYPKDLPTLFTHSVDDFFCDVQGPKEMAEKHLKDSDVVKFVELGGAFHYLTIPHSIFAIQNAVKEWLDQYA; via the coding sequence ATGAGCAGTTTTAGGAATAGGCAAGGCCTAAGGCTCATCAGTTATACCTCAAAGGTAGACAAACCAAAAGGCAATGTCATTCTTGTCCATGGTGTTCGTTCCCACTTTATCTCAGAATTCTGTGCCTCAAATTTTGAGTGGAACTTCAAACACCTGGGATTCTCCATGTTCCAAACTCCAGATGATATATTCTCACGAGAAACGAAGCAAAGTACCAACAATATTGTATTGTACAGAGAGATTTTTGAACATGCCTATCTGGACGGTATGGATGCCTTTGAGGTGGCTCCCAGATATGAGTATAGGCATAGCCTTGTGGAATACCTTAACGGACTGGGCTATAGTGTCTATGGATTTGATTTGCAGTCTCACGGTCTCTCTGAATCCATCTCAGCACCAAGGTGTCATGTTCGTAGCTACAAGGACTACATTTATGATCTCTTGCAATTCATTAGCATTGTAAATAGAGGTAAATTTGATGATCCTAGCGAAACTTTTGATGAGCGTAGCCTCTACGAGAACACTCCTACAGATAAAAAGATATTCCTGCTAGGAAACTCCATGGGAGGCAACATTGTCTTTCAAGCCgttcaagagttttacaGGAATGCAAAAGAGGGAACAAGACTGGTAGACGGCCTAATTGGTACATCTGCAATGCTGAATCTACTCTTCAACCTGGACACTTGGTGGAAGCagttgatgaaaaagaTGGATAGTGTGATTATATGGTTGTATCCAGAAGACATCAATAGATATGAGCCACCCTATGACTTTGGCAAGCTCTTTGAACTCTTCATAAGATACAATGACCCCTTCTTTTACAACAATAAACTGACTTACAAGGCCACAAGTCTGGTTTTTGATGCGTGTGATGACGTCAACAGGGAGGATAATATTGCcaattatccaaaggacTTACCTACACTGTTCACTCACTCTGTAGATGACTTCTTTTGTGATGTACAAGGCCCAAAGGAGATGGCCGAGAAGCACCTAAAGGATAGTGATGTAGTCAAATTTGTGGAACTAGGAGGAGCGTTTCACTACCTCACCATTCCTCATTCCATCTTTGCAATACAAAATGCAGTAAAGGAATGGTTGGATCAGTACGCCTAG
- a CDS encoding signal peptide-containing protein (encoded by transcript BEWA_027690A) encodes MRILAVLWTVSLVGLCHGVGYFSKCLRSDTTLDILDFSKPDPSICRAVETNVGGIPAVVYLLKSKKVNKIVNGDEGVWKGTYEDKCFYCIAFLKDNEPHIVVIGAKSPVRKSLECYKYKDKTGCCGRGGPGWSSTSSYIKEVNALKVGSNASANFTLDLSSLEEDGERFKLVKEEKNGVTTLFFSTKPGHLIERIVDGNLEVWTASDNQVCYLCEYYPKSASGKVKLHVRKNKDSFSFTSFEKTDGEWKKK; translated from the coding sequence ATGAGGATATTGGCAGTGTTATGGACGGTATCTCTAGTAGGACTCTGTCATGGTGTAGGCTATTTCTCAAAGTGTCTTAGAAGTGACACTACTCTTGATATTCTCGATTTTTCAAAACCTGACCCATCAATCTGCAGAGCTGTTGAAACGAACGTTGGTGGAATTCCTGCAGTAGTGTACCTCCTAAAGTCTAAAAAAGTTAATAAAATTGTGAATGGAGACGAGGGTGTATGGAAGGGTACATATGAAGATAAATGTTTCTACTGCATTGCATTCCTTAAGGACAATGAACCACATATAGTAGTTATTGGTGCAAAGTCCCCCGTGCGGAAAAGCTTGGAATGCTACAAGTACAAGGACAAAACCGGATGTTGTGGTAGAGGTGGGCCAGGCTGGAGCAGTACAAGTAGCTACATCAAGGAAGTCAATGCATTAAAGGTTGGCTCTAATGCGTCTGCCAACTTTACTCTGGATCTATCTTCTCTCgaggaagatggtgaaagatTTAAGCTTGTtaaggaagaaaagaatGGTGTTACTactctcttcttttccacTAAACCTGGGCATCTTATAGAAAGAATCGTAGATGGAAATTTGGAAGTATGGACTGCCAGTGATAATCAAGTTTGCTATCTCTGTGAATACTACCCAAAGAGCGCTTCCGGAAAGGTCAAGCTGCATGTTAGGAAAAACAAAGACTCGTTTTCGTTTACTAGCTTTGAGAAAACCGATGGCGAGTGGAAGAAAAAGTAG